The DNA region CGCGCTCATGCCCGATGGCGGTGACAATGGGAACTTTTAAACCAAAGACCGCGCGCACGACACTCTCATCATTGAAGGCTTGTAAATCCTCCATGGATCCGCCACCTCTGGTTAATATTACTACATCTAAACTGTTGGCATACTCATGATTGATATATTGTAGAGCCTCCACAATACTGGACACGGCCTGATTACCTTGCACATTAACCGGAAAATGAATCACTTCATAACCAGCCCAACGATTATTTAAAATTCTAAGTACATCTGTATAAGCAGCCGCATCACTTGAGGTAACCAAACCAATGCGTTGTGGAAACTTTGGTAACGTGCGTTTCCGTGCTGGATCAAACAACCCTTCTTTGGTTAATTTCGCTTTCAATAATTCATATTGCTGTTTGAGTGAGCCAACTCCGACTGCTTGAATTTTATTAACGCGTAAATGAAACTTACCCGATTTTACAAACAAATTTGGTTTACCAAATACTTGAATCTCCATCCCATCTTCAAGTGGCTGATCCAATTGAAAGGCCAGCAAAAAACAACTGACGTAACTAGCTTCATCTTTTAAATCGAACCAGACAAACCGATTTTGGGTAACATGAAAATTACTCACCTCACCTTGCACGCAGGCCGGAATGCCAGACAGGAGTTCATTGACGCCATGAACAAATTCAGAAACCGAATAGATTTGCATTAGGAACTTGGAGAATCGTGAACCAGCACAGCAATGTGATCACTACTTCTCCAAAGCATCTCAAAAAACTTACCAGTGCCCGGGTATTTAAAATGTCCATGGATACCGATGTGTCCAGTAAACCAGTCTGCTTCTTGTTCTTCTAAAAAATGATGTAAATGTTGTCTTAAGTCTTGATGTAAGGAACTATCAATATAGATGTGATAGCCATTGATCTCAGGATATTGGGTATAGCTAACCCCATTAATTTTTTCTGTATTATACATAATTATTTAATTAGTTGTTTAAGTGAATTAATATGAAAATGCTGACAGGTTGGTTGTGGTGTAGTGTGTTCACCATTGGGTCGAGTGATCCAATACATGGTCAGGTTTGGATAAGCAATTTTGATTTGATCAATATCATCTCCTCGATCGTCTACATATAGATTACCAGTTTGATTAAAGCCGGCAAGATGCTTAATCTTATCTGTATCTGTAATAATAGTTTGAATATTATTTGGAAATTTTATGTACTGTAATTTTAGGGTTTGCCAGGTAATATTACCAAACGTACAAATTACCACATGATAATCATGATCAAGATAATATTGGAGGGTTGATAAACTATCTGAATATAAATATTTCTTAATATTTTTTACCACTTCTATAGTAGCCGGATTATTTATTGACCATGATTCACCTAACGCTTGTTTAAAGCTAGTGGTATCTAATAAAGTATGATCCAGATCAAAAATTATGGTTGGCATAATTTATAGATAACTCGAGCTAGTTTTTGACCGTTAATTTTTTTAGGGTCAGTGGCACGCAGATTTCGTTCAACCACAGTGATACCGGCTTGTTCTAATCCAACTTGATTATATTTTACTAGATGTTTTGTGGTGCGATCTGTTTTAATGGTTTTATCAACTACTAT from Patescibacteria group bacterium includes:
- the xseA gene encoding exodeoxyribonuclease VII large subunit, which produces MQIYSVSEFVHGVNELLSGIPACVQGEVSNFHVTQNRFVWFDLKDEASYVSCFLLAFQLDQPLEDGMEIQVFGKPNLFVKSGKFHLRVNKIQAVGVGSLKQQYELLKAKLTKEGLFDPARKRTLPKFPQRIGLVTSSDAAAYTDVLRILNNRWAGYEVIHFPVNVQGNQAVSSIVEALQYINHEYANSLDVVILTRGGGSMEDLQAFNDESVVRAVFGLKVPIVTAIGHERDETLAEFAADQRAATPSNAAELVVPDKRDVLTQIHTMLNGQAQSLDHQYKHVSERVSTAVLVLSQHIKQYDQNVDQLLALLHSYNPKQILKRGYSITQFKNKVITKRAQVTLGDQIETIFQDGIIKSKVL